A single window of Nocardia sp. NBC_01327 DNA harbors:
- a CDS encoding Rv3235 family protein encodes MVFEGGFVRPAPQLEPSPLRRPTVPSPLRQQPCRNHAFRNAPSRRSGTVALQRVLRASHAAKSDVCDESDVVARQFAAAALRVALEVLDGRRSPLQLRPLADAGVIAALRTVAERGQVPGRGLGAATLTRVDVIMAGSRAAEVCAGYDRGTRHFALAARIVRGRSGWRLTAFRVF; translated from the coding sequence ATGGTCTTCGAGGGTGGATTCGTGCGGCCCGCACCGCAGTTGGAGCCGTCACCGCTGCGCCGACCGACGGTCCCGTCGCCGCTGCGCCAACAGCCCTGTCGCAATCACGCCTTCCGGAATGCGCCGTCACGGCGGTCCGGAACCGTTGCCCTACAACGGGTATTACGAGCTTCGCACGCTGCGAAATCCGACGTCTGCGACGAATCCGACGTGGTCGCCCGGCAATTCGCCGCCGCGGCGCTGCGGGTGGCGTTGGAGGTGCTCGACGGCCGCCGCTCTCCGCTACAACTGCGCCCGCTCGCCGACGCCGGGGTTATCGCCGCATTGCGCACGGTGGCCGAGCGCGGTCAGGTCCCGGGGCGCGGTCTGGGAGCCGCGACCCTCACCAGGGTGGATGTGATCATGGCCGGGTCGCGGGCGGCGGAAGTCTGTGCGGGATACGACCGCGGAACTCGGCATTTCGCGCTCGCCGCCCGCATTGTCCGCGGTCGTTCCGGGTGGCGCTTGACCGCATTCCGGGTGTTCTGA
- the glpK gene encoding glycerol kinase GlpK, with amino-acid sequence MTQYVGAIDQGTTSTRFMVFDHGGNVVARHQLEHEQIMPQAGWVEHNPDEIWERTRTVIKSALAGAKLTASDLTAVGVTNQRETTIVWNRRTGRPYYNAIVWQDTRTDRIISDLNKAGHGDLIRRKAGLPPAPYFSGGKLKWILENVPGVREDAERGDALFGTPDSWLIWNLTGGARDGVHITDPTNASRTMLMDLETLDWDEELLSVFGIPRAMLPAIAPSSNPAGFGTTNPDGPFKGSVRITGVLGDQQAATVGQVCFRPGEAKNTYGTGNFLMLNTGTEIVRSKHGLLTTVAYQFGDEKPVYALEGSIAVTGSAVQWLRDQLGIISGASQIERLASQVSDTGGVYFVPAFSGLFAPYWRPDARGAVLGLSRYSNNAHLARATLESICYQTRDVVEAMQQDSGVKLETLRVDGGVTANELAMQIQADFLGVPVSRPMVPETTALGAAYAAGLATGFWNNTDELVANWHEDKNWQPTWSEKQRQRGYARWLKAVSRTLDWVDIDDDDED; translated from the coding sequence ATGACGCAGTACGTCGGAGCCATCGACCAGGGCACGACTTCCACGCGATTCATGGTGTTCGATCACGGCGGCAATGTGGTTGCCCGCCATCAGCTCGAACATGAGCAGATCATGCCGCAGGCCGGCTGGGTGGAACACAATCCGGACGAGATCTGGGAACGCACCCGGACCGTGATCAAGAGCGCACTGGCGGGCGCCAAACTCACGGCGAGTGATCTCACCGCCGTCGGCGTCACCAATCAGCGCGAGACCACCATCGTGTGGAACCGCCGCACCGGACGCCCCTATTACAACGCCATCGTCTGGCAGGACACCCGCACCGATCGCATCATCTCGGACCTGAACAAGGCCGGGCACGGTGATCTGATCCGCCGCAAGGCCGGTCTGCCGCCCGCACCGTACTTCTCCGGCGGCAAACTGAAGTGGATTCTCGAAAACGTCCCCGGCGTAAGGGAAGACGCCGAGCGCGGCGATGCGCTGTTCGGCACCCCGGACTCCTGGTTGATCTGGAATCTCACCGGCGGTGCGCGCGACGGGGTGCACATCACCGATCCGACCAATGCCTCGCGGACCATGCTCATGGATCTCGAAACCCTGGACTGGGACGAGGAATTGCTGTCGGTCTTCGGAATTCCGCGGGCCATGCTGCCCGCCATCGCGCCGTCGTCCAATCCGGCGGGATTCGGCACCACCAATCCGGACGGCCCGTTCAAGGGCTCCGTGCGCATCACCGGCGTGCTCGGCGATCAGCAGGCCGCCACCGTCGGGCAGGTGTGCTTCCGGCCGGGTGAGGCCAAGAACACTTACGGCACAGGGAATTTCCTGATGCTGAATACCGGTACAGAGATTGTGCGCTCCAAGCACGGGCTGTTGACCACCGTCGCCTACCAGTTCGGCGACGAGAAGCCGGTGTACGCGCTCGAGGGTTCCATCGCCGTCACCGGATCGGCCGTGCAGTGGCTGCGCGATCAGCTCGGAATCATCTCCGGCGCTTCGCAAATCGAGCGACTGGCCAGTCAGGTCAGCGATACCGGCGGCGTGTACTTCGTGCCCGCCTTCTCGGGACTCTTCGCGCCGTACTGGCGGCCCGATGCGCGCGGGGCCGTACTCGGCCTGTCCCGCTACAGCAATAATGCCCACTTGGCCAGGGCCACACTGGAATCCATCTGCTACCAGACCCGCGATGTGGTCGAGGCCATGCAGCAGGACTCCGGGGTGAAGCTGGAGACCCTGCGGGTGGACGGCGGTGTCACCGCCAATGAACTGGCCATGCAGATCCAGGCCGATTTCCTCGGCGTGCCGGTCTCGCGGCCGATGGTCCCGGAGACCACCGCGCTGGGCGCGGCCTATGCCGCCGGTCTGGCCACCGGATTCTGGAACAACACAGACGAACTCGTCGCCAACTGGCACGAGGACAAGAACTGGCAGCCCACCTGGAGCGAGAAGCAGCGGCAACGCGGCTACGCCCGCTGGCTGAAAGCTGTCTCGCGCACCCTCGACTGGGTCGATATCGACGATGACGACGAGGACTGA
- a CDS encoding flavin-containing monooxygenase, which produces MSDATSVTAEHLDVVIVGAGLSGIGAAYRLQAEHPGRSYAILESRAALGGTWDLFRYPGVRSDSDMFTLGYPFKPWRDAKSIADGPSILRYIEDTAAENGIDRHIRFDTKVTAAHWDSAASRWTLTLAVRTADGVEERTLTCGFLYSCAGYYNYEHGHEPVFPGIEDFAGQVVHPQFWPENLDYTGKKVVVIGSGATAVTLVPAMAGQAAQVTMLQRSPTWISAVPGRDKIADRLRELLPPELAHRVIRTKNILFNLGFYQYCRRRPESARKMLTGLTTRILKDESLVAEHFTPTYNPWDQRLCAVPDADFFKAMRKGKAEVVTDHIDTFVPEGIRLKSGRVLEADIVITATGLQLLAFGGIGLTVDGAPVDLSEQFVWQGTMMTGVPNFAVCIGYTNASWTLRADLTSRLVCKVLAYMDREGYSAVVPQPERVLGERPLLDLASGYVQRSIAEFPRQGDRHPWQVRQNYLLDSATTMRTDLRKTLRPVVADKTPARV; this is translated from the coding sequence ATGAGCGACGCGACTTCCGTCACAGCCGAGCACCTCGACGTAGTCATCGTCGGCGCCGGACTCTCCGGCATCGGCGCGGCCTACCGATTGCAGGCCGAGCATCCCGGCCGCAGCTACGCGATTCTCGAATCGCGCGCGGCGCTCGGCGGTACCTGGGACCTGTTCCGCTATCCGGGCGTGCGCTCGGACTCGGACATGTTCACCCTCGGCTACCCGTTCAAGCCGTGGCGGGACGCCAAGTCCATTGCCGACGGGCCGTCCATCCTGCGCTACATCGAGGACACGGCGGCCGAGAACGGCATCGACCGCCACATTCGCTTCGATACCAAAGTCACTGCGGCACACTGGGACAGCGCCGCCTCGCGCTGGACGCTGACGCTGGCGGTGCGCACCGCCGACGGGGTCGAGGAGCGCACGCTCACCTGTGGATTCCTGTACTCGTGCGCCGGTTACTACAACTACGAGCACGGCCACGAACCCGTTTTCCCGGGTATCGAGGACTTCGCCGGGCAGGTTGTGCATCCCCAATTCTGGCCGGAGAACCTGGATTACACCGGCAAGAAGGTGGTGGTCATCGGCAGCGGCGCGACCGCCGTCACGCTGGTGCCCGCCATGGCCGGGCAGGCCGCGCAGGTGACCATGCTGCAGCGCAGCCCCACCTGGATCTCCGCCGTCCCGGGCCGGGACAAGATCGCGGACCGGCTGCGCGAACTGCTGCCGCCGGAGCTGGCGCACCGCGTCATCCGCACCAAGAACATTCTCTTCAATCTCGGCTTCTACCAGTACTGCCGGCGCCGCCCCGAATCCGCGCGCAAGATGCTGACCGGGCTCACCACGCGAATCCTGAAGGACGAGAGCCTGGTTGCCGAGCACTTCACGCCGACCTACAACCCGTGGGATCAGCGGCTGTGCGCGGTGCCGGACGCCGACTTCTTCAAGGCCATGCGCAAGGGCAAGGCCGAGGTGGTCACCGATCACATCGATACCTTTGTGCCGGAGGGCATTCGGCTGAAGTCGGGCCGGGTGCTGGAGGCCGATATCGTCATCACCGCCACCGGACTGCAGCTGCTGGCCTTCGGCGGCATCGGCCTCACCGTGGACGGCGCGCCCGTCGATCTGTCCGAGCAGTTCGTCTGGCAGGGCACCATGATGACCGGCGTGCCCAACTTCGCGGTCTGCATCGGTTACACCAATGCCTCCTGGACGCTGCGCGCCGACCTCACCTCACGGCTGGTCTGCAAAGTTCTGGCATACATGGATCGCGAAGGTTATTCGGCGGTGGTCCCGCAGCCCGAGCGTGTGCTCGGCGAGCGCCCGCTGCTGGATCTGGCGTCCGGATACGTACAGCGCTCGATCGCCGAATTCCCCCGGCAGGGCGACCGGCATCCGTGGCAGGTGCGGCAGAACTACCTGCTGGACTCGGCCACCACCATGCGCACCGATCTGCGCAAGACCCTGCGCCCCGTGGTCGCGGACAAGACTCCCGCGCGCGTGTGA
- the glpD gene encoding glycerol-3-phosphate dehydrogenase, translated as MSAQLDPAYRTRAIDALGDTEIDVLVIGGGVTGAGAALDAAARGLSVTLVEARDFAAGTSSRSSKLIHGGLRYLEQLDFALVREALKERGLLLNKIAPHLVHPVSFLFPLQHRVWERAYIGAGVALYDTLGGARAVPMHRHLTRTSALELAPALKEDAMTGAIRYYDAQVDDARHTMMLARTAAQHGATVLTRTRVTGLLREGEQVVGAKVLDLETGLEHTIRARTVISATGVWTDDMIKMTGVEFPFHVRMSKGVHIMVPRERLNMSTGLIMRTEKSVLFVIPWAEHWIIGTTDTEWSLDKNHPTASAADVQYILDHINSLLREPITRADIVGTYAGLRPLMTGASKETSKLSREHAVAEPAPGLFVIAGGKYTTYRVMAADVVDAAAARLGSDAPSSVTESLPLLGAVGYQDMLDDVRGVALRAGLPIETVEHLLGRYGSLTESLFDLIAAVPALRQPISGAEDYIAAEAVYAVTHEGALHLDDVLTRRTRISIEVPDRGLRAAPEIARLIAPHLGWDAERTNAEINQYFDRVHAELAANAADDDEAANAARLLAVS; from the coding sequence GTGTCCGCACAATTGGATCCTGCCTACCGCACCCGGGCGATCGATGCACTCGGCGACACCGAGATCGACGTCCTGGTCATCGGCGGCGGCGTGACCGGCGCCGGCGCCGCCCTCGATGCCGCCGCACGCGGCCTGTCCGTCACCCTGGTCGAGGCCCGCGACTTCGCGGCCGGTACCTCCAGCCGCTCGTCCAAACTCATCCACGGTGGCCTGCGCTACCTGGAGCAGCTCGACTTCGCCCTGGTCCGTGAGGCTTTGAAGGAGCGCGGGCTGCTGCTGAACAAGATCGCCCCGCACCTGGTGCATCCGGTGTCCTTCCTGTTCCCGCTGCAGCACCGGGTGTGGGAGCGCGCGTACATCGGCGCGGGCGTGGCGCTGTACGACACGCTCGGCGGCGCCCGTGCGGTGCCCATGCACCGGCACCTGACCCGTACCAGCGCACTGGAATTGGCTCCCGCGCTCAAGGAGGACGCCATGACCGGCGCCATCCGCTACTACGACGCGCAGGTCGACGACGCCCGCCACACCATGATGCTGGCCCGCACCGCCGCCCAGCACGGCGCGACCGTGCTCACCCGGACCAGGGTGACCGGGCTGCTGCGCGAGGGCGAGCAGGTGGTCGGCGCCAAGGTGCTGGATCTGGAAACCGGTCTGGAGCACACCATTCGGGCCCGCACCGTCATCAGCGCCACCGGCGTGTGGACCGATGACATGATCAAGATGACCGGCGTGGAATTCCCGTTCCACGTGCGCATGTCCAAGGGCGTGCACATCATGGTGCCGCGCGAGCGGCTGAACATGAGCACCGGACTGATCATGCGCACCGAGAAGTCCGTGCTGTTCGTGATTCCGTGGGCCGAGCACTGGATCATCGGCACCACCGATACCGAATGGTCGCTGGACAAGAACCACCCGACCGCCAGCGCCGCGGATGTGCAGTACATCCTCGATCACATCAATTCACTGCTGCGCGAACCGATTACGCGCGCCGATATCGTCGGTACCTATGCGGGGCTGCGGCCGCTCATGACCGGCGCGTCGAAGGAGACCTCGAAGCTCTCGCGTGAGCACGCGGTCGCCGAACCGGCCCCCGGCCTGTTCGTCATCGCGGGCGGCAAGTACACCACCTACCGGGTGATGGCCGCCGATGTGGTCGACGCTGCCGCCGCACGACTGGGCAGTGACGCACCGTCATCGGTGACCGAGAGCTTGCCGCTGCTGGGTGCGGTCGGCTATCAGGACATGCTCGACGATGTGCGGGGCGTCGCACTGCGCGCCGGGCTGCCGATCGAAACCGTCGAGCACCTGCTCGGCCGGTACGGTTCGCTCACCGAGAGCCTGTTCGATCTGATCGCCGCGGTTCCCGCACTGCGCCAGCCGATTTCGGGCGCCGAGGACTACATTGCCGCCGAGGCCGTGTACGCCGTCACGCACGAGGGCGCGCTGCACCTCGACGATGTCCTCACCCGCCGCACCCGCATCTCCATCGAGGTGCCGGACCGTGGCCTGCGGGCGGCTCCCGAGATCGCGCGGCTCATCGCCCCGCATCTGGGCTGGGATGCCGAGCGGACCAATGCCGAGATCAATCAGTATTTCGATCGCGTGCATGCCGAACTCGCGGCCAATGCGGCCGATGACGACGAGGCGGCCAATGCGGCTCGCCTGCTCGCGGTCAGCTGA
- a CDS encoding IclR family transcriptional regulator: MPGPIQSIERAAAILRLLARGSGRMGVGEIAAALGLAKPTAHGILKTLQGVGFVDQDPITGKYQLGSALGSLGAGYIDTNELRSRAINRADALAARSGESVRIAAPVHGAVTVIHHVFRPDNTAQALDVGEVLPPYATALGKVLLAYDAELATTVKDGDLPALTHRTIVGRAALGRALTEVRRTGWGGEVGEYRSGEAGIAAPIRARGGLVVGALGITGPIEHLCDGQLRLRPALVGQVRDAAQAVSRDLGVAQ; the protein is encoded by the coding sequence ATGCCGGGTCCGATTCAGTCGATCGAGCGTGCGGCGGCCATATTGCGCCTCCTCGCGCGCGGCTCCGGGCGGATGGGCGTGGGGGAGATCGCGGCGGCGCTGGGCCTGGCCAAACCGACCGCGCACGGCATCCTCAAGACCCTCCAGGGCGTGGGTTTCGTCGATCAGGACCCGATCACCGGCAAGTACCAGTTGGGTTCGGCGCTGGGGTCATTGGGCGCGGGCTATATCGATACCAATGAACTGCGCTCCCGTGCCATCAACCGGGCCGACGCCCTCGCCGCGCGCAGCGGGGAATCGGTGCGCATCGCCGCACCGGTGCACGGCGCGGTGACGGTGATCCACCATGTCTTCCGCCCCGACAACACCGCGCAGGCGCTGGATGTGGGAGAGGTACTGCCGCCGTACGCGACCGCGCTCGGCAAGGTGCTGCTCGCCTATGACGCGGAACTCGCGACGACCGTCAAGGACGGCGACCTTCCCGCCCTCACGCACCGCACCATTGTCGGCAGAGCAGCGCTCGGCCGCGCATTGACCGAGGTCCGCCGCACCGGCTGGGGCGGCGAGGTAGGGGAGTACCGCTCGGGCGAAGCCGGTATCGCCGCGCCGATCCGGGCTCGCGGCGGCCTGGTGGTGGGCGCGCTCGGCATCACCGGTCCCATCGAGCATCTCTGTGACGGCCAACTGCGTCTCCGCCCGGCGCTGGTCGGCCAGGTGCGCGATGCTGCACAGGCAGTGTCACGGGATCTCGGTGTCGCGCAATGA
- a CDS encoding histone-like nucleoid-structuring protein Lsr2, with product MAKKVTVTLVDDYDGESKADETVFFSIDGSDYEIDLSIKNAGKLRESLEPWAEKARKVGRSKQRKVGAVTGRTRPAVDREESTAIREWARAQGHQVSSRGRIPAEIVEAYQRAK from the coding sequence ATGGCGAAGAAAGTCACCGTAACTCTGGTTGACGACTACGACGGCGAATCGAAGGCCGACGAGACAGTCTTTTTCTCGATCGACGGTTCGGATTACGAGATCGATCTGTCGATCAAGAACGCCGGCAAGCTGCGGGAGTCTCTCGAGCCGTGGGCCGAGAAGGCCCGCAAGGTCGGTCGTTCCAAGCAGCGCAAGGTGGGGGCTGTCACCGGCCGCACCCGCCCCGCTGTGGATCGTGAAGAGAGCACCGCGATCCGGGAATGGGCTCGGGCTCAAGGGCACCAGGTCTCCTCGCGCGGCCGTATCCCGGCCGAGATCGTCGAGGCGTACCAGCGGGCGAAGTAA
- a CDS encoding BTAD domain-containing putative transcriptional regulator has protein sequence MAGPEIRVLGPLHLSVDGREVPLGTPMQRAVLGRLIVAHGQAVSTERLIEDLWAGQPPSKAASVLQVHIHNLRRLFEPDRPRRAPARHIVSESSGYALRIAENAVDAWHFEEQLRSYQELISNPETRPTPLRRNTLLESALTQWRGPALEAFADIEWAAPEAQRLSDLHLTALELDAQTKLELGRWGEVVIGLRGLFCAHPGREELVRLLAIAQYQLGQQLEALNTIRRSREFLGEEFGVDPGPALRHLETAILTHSADLAPLVPAADADDRPVLLHGGGSTTAAETPAATGYAAELSELLTLAAAARGGGLRLVWVSGEAGIGKTTLAETALAALTNTGWTVATGNCPEIDGAPPAWAWSEIHSGLEAAAAPLAAAPGPDTGADDAFTLSRKLAQSCRNAAASGPVALLLEDVHRADTATLQVLRQVVNWLREEPVLVLVTMRRSEAGAVVHNTAAALAQYTAAALELNGLDLAGTRRTAQAAGLTALSEDLLSQLHARTGGNPLFVRELAKLLAAHGSLEQVPESIRDLIDNRVAQLPAGVTEVLQHISIWGAGSELGILSLAVGLPEDRLIDLIAAAEAAGLVGTGPTGSITFEHALIRDAVYLGIPALRRGRMHWAALELLEAHADAYPALARDPEVLARHAILGASAETARTAIELVRAAARRRMDRRMRSETARLLRAAVELHELAGDAADHAERADRTALLDTRCALVTALAYDNQHRAARAERARALTLAEDLGGDDLRIRALTCWRAPAIWAAREWGTPDHRIRQALARALAPYRLPAAADRAPAAALGIGREEGPGGSRTTLAPAENAAGQPLSTSELVWLPGDTYGVGAGRSPESLILLLIAATFEAGLDEYAGGQRLALQAVRLARSLGDPELRCAAINAATYLEFDYGPEFATLAAELEQVAADAGLAEYQALAQHLGYRAAVAHADLREAARRALDAVEYADEGQLQPLLDMVSCLAATMELLRGDIDLSEQLYRQFVQRIARSGATNVAEVELFCATAIGWARGDLSGLVERLAEMYTELPSIFGQAYALALVHAGKPAIARTVYTATDRVREEMYPLLMSAQRARTAIALGETADIRALFEYLAPHTGTVIGIETGSTAFGPMDTVLAELAEALGDRTAAAEHRERARLLLERIRTELPVTGDSLLRVA, from the coding sequence ATGGCAGGGCCGGAGATCAGAGTGCTCGGCCCCCTGCACCTGTCTGTCGACGGCCGGGAAGTTCCGCTGGGAACTCCCATGCAGCGCGCGGTCCTGGGTCGTCTGATCGTCGCGCACGGCCAGGCCGTGAGCACGGAACGCCTGATCGAAGACCTATGGGCCGGACAACCACCCTCCAAAGCCGCCTCGGTCCTGCAGGTGCATATCCACAATCTGCGGCGATTGTTCGAACCGGATCGGCCGCGGCGCGCGCCCGCTCGGCATATTGTGTCCGAATCGTCCGGTTATGCACTGCGAATCGCCGAAAATGCCGTAGACGCATGGCACTTCGAAGAACAACTGCGCAGTTACCAGGAACTGATCAGCAATCCCGAAACCCGGCCGACTCCCCTGCGGCGCAACACCCTGCTGGAATCGGCGCTCACACAATGGCGCGGGCCGGCGCTGGAGGCATTCGCCGACATCGAATGGGCCGCACCGGAAGCGCAGCGGCTCAGCGATCTCCATCTGACCGCCCTCGAACTCGATGCCCAGACCAAACTCGAACTGGGCCGCTGGGGCGAGGTGGTCATCGGGCTGCGGGGGCTGTTCTGCGCGCATCCGGGGCGGGAGGAGCTCGTCCGGCTGCTCGCCATCGCGCAATATCAACTCGGCCAGCAATTGGAGGCGCTCAACACGATTCGGCGCTCCCGCGAATTCCTGGGCGAGGAATTCGGCGTCGATCCGGGACCGGCCCTGCGTCACCTCGAGACCGCGATCCTCACCCACTCCGCGGATCTGGCGCCGCTCGTCCCGGCGGCCGACGCCGATGATCGGCCGGTGCTGCTGCACGGCGGCGGCAGCACCACGGCGGCCGAGACCCCGGCCGCCACGGGCTATGCCGCCGAACTCTCGGAACTGCTCACCCTGGCCGCGGCGGCGCGCGGCGGCGGCCTCCGGCTCGTCTGGGTGTCCGGTGAGGCCGGCATCGGCAAGACCACGCTCGCCGAAACCGCGCTCGCCGCACTGACGAACACCGGATGGACGGTAGCGACCGGCAACTGCCCGGAGATCGACGGCGCACCCCCGGCCTGGGCCTGGTCGGAGATCCACAGCGGACTCGAGGCCGCCGCGGCACCGCTGGCGGCCGCGCCGGGGCCCGACACCGGCGCCGACGACGCTTTCACGCTCTCGCGCAAACTCGCCCAATCATGTAGGAACGCAGCCGCTTCCGGACCGGTGGCGCTGCTGCTGGAGGATGTGCACCGCGCCGATACCGCCACGCTGCAGGTGCTGCGACAGGTGGTGAACTGGCTGCGTGAGGAACCGGTCCTGGTGCTGGTCACCATGCGGCGGTCGGAAGCCGGTGCGGTGGTGCACAATACGGCGGCCGCGCTCGCCCAGTACACCGCCGCGGCCTTGGAATTGAACGGCCTGGACCTGGCCGGAACACGGCGGACGGCGCAGGCTGCCGGACTCACCGCACTGAGCGAGGACCTGCTCTCCCAACTGCATGCGCGCACCGGCGGGAATCCGCTCTTCGTCCGGGAACTGGCCAAACTGCTGGCCGCGCACGGCAGTCTGGAACAGGTGCCGGAATCCATCCGCGACCTGATCGACAATCGCGTCGCACAGTTGCCCGCCGGTGTCACCGAAGTGCTGCAGCATATTTCGATCTGGGGCGCGGGCAGTGAGCTCGGCATACTGAGCCTGGCGGTGGGGCTGCCCGAGGACCGGCTCATCGATCTGATCGCCGCCGCCGAGGCGGCCGGGCTGGTCGGCACCGGGCCCACCGGCAGTATCACCTTCGAACACGCGCTCATCCGCGATGCGGTGTACCTCGGCATTCCGGCGCTGCGGCGCGGTCGAATGCACTGGGCCGCACTGGAACTGCTGGAGGCGCACGCCGACGCCTACCCGGCCCTGGCCCGTGATCCGGAGGTACTGGCCCGGCACGCCATCCTGGGGGCGAGCGCCGAAACCGCCAGGACCGCCATCGAATTGGTGCGCGCCGCCGCTCGCCGCCGGATGGACCGCCGCATGCGCAGCGAAACCGCGCGACTGCTGCGCGCGGCCGTCGAACTGCACGAACTCGCGGGCGATGCCGCCGACCATGCCGAGCGCGCGGACCGGACGGCGCTGCTGGACACCCGCTGCGCCCTGGTCACCGCACTCGCCTACGACAATCAGCATCGCGCGGCCCGCGCCGAGCGCGCACGCGCCCTCACGCTCGCCGAAGATCTGGGCGGCGACGATCTTCGCATCCGGGCGCTCACCTGCTGGCGCGCCCCGGCGATCTGGGCCGCCCGGGAATGGGGCACCCCGGATCACCGCATCCGCCAGGCCCTGGCCCGTGCGCTGGCCCCGTATCGACTGCCCGCCGCAGCCGATCGGGCCCCGGCCGCTGCGCTCGGCATCGGCCGGGAGGAGGGCCCGGGCGGGTCGCGCACCACCCTCGCACCGGCGGAAAACGCAGCTGGACAACCGCTTTCGACGAGCGAGCTGGTGTGGTTACCGGGTGACACCTACGGGGTGGGCGCGGGCCGGTCACCGGAGTCGCTGATCCTGCTGCTGATCGCGGCGACCTTCGAGGCCGGGCTGGACGAGTACGCGGGCGGGCAGCGCCTGGCGCTACAGGCGGTGCGGCTGGCCCGAAGTCTCGGCGATCCCGAATTGCGCTGCGCGGCAATCAATGCGGCGACCTATCTGGAGTTCGACTACGGGCCCGAATTCGCCACGCTGGCAGCCGAATTGGAGCAGGTGGCCGCGGATGCGGGGCTCGCGGAGTATCAGGCCCTGGCACAGCATCTGGGGTATCGGGCGGCGGTCGCCCATGCCGACCTGCGCGAAGCGGCGCGGCGAGCCCTCGATGCGGTGGAGTACGCGGACGAGGGGCAGCTGCAGCCGCTGCTGGATATGGTGAGCTGCCTCGCGGCCACCATGGAATTACTGCGCGGGGATATCGATCTGTCGGAGCAGCTCTACCGGCAATTCGTGCAGCGCATCGCGCGGTCCGGGGCAACGAACGTCGCCGAGGTGGAACTGTTCTGCGCCACGGCAATCGGCTGGGCGCGGGGTGATCTGTCGGGGCTCGTCGAACGCCTCGCGGAGATGTACACCGAGCTGCCGAGCATTTTCGGGCAGGCCTACGCGCTCGCACTGGTGCACGCCGGGAAACCCGCGATCGCCCGGACCGTCTATACCGCGACGGACCGGGTGCGGGAGGAGATGTATCCGCTGCTCATGTCGGCGCAGCGGGCGCGCACCGCGATCGCGCTGGGCGAGACCGCCGATATTCGCGCACTCTTCGAATATCTGGCGCCGCACACCGGCACGGTCATCGGCATCGAAACCGGCTCGACCGCTTTCGGGCCGATGGATACCGTGCTGGCCGAGCTGGCGGAGGCCCTCGGCGACCGCACGGCCGCGGCGGAACATCGCGAACGCGCGCGGCTACTCCTGGAACGAATCCGCACCGAACTGCCAGTAACTGGAGATTCGCTACTTCGAGTGGCATAA
- a CDS encoding MIP/aquaporin family protein — MGFSTIFISEALGTGVLILLGAGVVANVLLAKSKGFDGGWLLISFGWGLGVFAGVYVAYKTGGHLNPAVTIGNLFSGADEYAPGVPVNFTNTVAYLTGQLLGAFLGACAAFAAYKRHFDEETDEAKKLAVFATGPAIRSYRWNFLTEVIATFALVFVILAFGHTPSGLGPLAAALLVVGIGASLGGPTGYAINPARDLGPRIAYALLPTGRAANVLPERIPADLGGGSAERIPEQLPAHRGSQHKNADWAYAWVPVLGPLVGGALAGLVAQLYL; from the coding sequence ATGGGCTTCAGCACGATTTTCATCAGCGAGGCACTGGGCACGGGTGTGCTCATCCTGCTCGGCGCCGGTGTCGTTGCCAATGTATTGCTGGCAAAGTCGAAGGGGTTCGACGGCGGCTGGCTGCTCATCAGCTTCGGCTGGGGTCTGGGCGTCTTCGCCGGTGTCTATGTCGCCTACAAGACCGGCGGGCACCTGAATCCGGCTGTCACCATAGGCAATCTGTTCTCCGGCGCGGACGAGTACGCACCCGGGGTGCCGGTGAACTTCACCAATACCGTCGCCTATCTCACCGGACAGCTGCTCGGCGCATTCCTCGGTGCGTGCGCGGCCTTCGCGGCCTACAAGCGGCACTTCGACGAGGAGACCGACGAGGCCAAGAAGCTGGCGGTCTTCGCCACCGGGCCCGCGATCCGCTCCTACCGGTGGAACTTCCTCACCGAGGTGATCGCCACGTTCGCACTGGTCTTCGTGATTCTGGCCTTCGGGCACACCCCGAGCGGATTGGGACCGCTGGCCGCGGCGCTGCTGGTCGTCGGCATCGGCGCCTCACTGGGCGGGCCGACCGGGTACGCGATCAACCCCGCACGCGATCTGGGACCCCGCATCGCCTATGCGCTGCTGCCGACCGGACGGGCCGCGAACGTACTGCCGGAACGCATTCCGGCCGATCTCGGCGGCGGATCCGCGGAGCGCATCCCCGAGCAGCTGCCCGCACACCGGGGATCGCAGCACAAGAACGCCGACTGGGCCTACGCCTGGGTTCCGGTCCTGGGACCGCTGGTCGGCGGCGCCCTGGCCGGGCTGGTGGCGCAGCTCTACCTCTGA